The genome window GAGACTAAATCCAGGACTGGCATTTACGCAGAAGAGTATCGCGTCTCTGTGTGACCGGCGCAAAGGAATCGGGGCAGATGGGCTTATGATCTATGAGCCCTCTGAAGACGGCACATTCGGGCTGGAGTTTTTTAACTCTGACGGCCTGCGCGGAAGCCTCTGCGGCAATGGTGCCCGGTGCGCTTTGGAGTTTCACCGGCAGTATTATTGGAAACAGGATGACCCTGTCCGGTTCCGTTTTAACGGAAAAGAATACAGCGGTAAGATAATTCGGGAGGGGCTTATCCGGTTTCACCTTGCACCACCTGAAAAAGTAAAGCTTGGTTTTAAGGTAAAAGCAGGGGGGCAGATGATTACGGCAAATTATGCTGACACCGGTTCGCCGCATGTTGTTGTTGAAACTGAGCAGATTCTGCGGAATCCGGCGAGACCTTCAGACGGAGCGTTCGCTTATCCTGATGAACTCGATGTGGTTCTACTCGGACGTGAAATACGTCATCTGAAAGAGTTCAGTCCGGGGGGTGTTAATGTGAATTTCATCAGTTACCGTAACGGGCTGATATATATACGTACATTTGAACGGGGAGTGGAAGATGAAACGCTTGCCTGCGGTACCGGTTCAGTGGCATCGGCGCTGGTGGTTCATCTTTTGCACGGGGCCGCTTCACCTCTTACTCTGAGAACCAGGGGCGGTGACAGTCTTGAAGCGGGTTTTGAAAAATCTGAAAACGGCAGTTTTCACGCAGTATATCTGCAGGGCCCGGCTGAGGTAAATTTTACCGGCCTGGTCAGCGAAAAGTTTTTTATATAATATCTGAGGAAACAATGGCAAAGGTGCTTTTTACAGTCGAATATGAAATCAGCGCGGAGAACAGGGAGTCCTACCTCTCCTCGATCAGGGAACTGAAAACTCTGATGAAGGCAGAAGGTCTCGAAAGTTATTCCGTTTACGAAGTTCGCGGAAAAGCAAACAATTTTCAGGAGCAGTTCGTTTTTACCTCGGAAGAGTCATACGACAATTATGATGACGCCGATGATGACCGGATTAATATCCTCCTTTCAAAAATTGAACAGCTCAAAAAACAGGGTACCACCCGTTATAATACAACCGTAGAGATCTGATTTCTCTTCAAATAATTGAGGACCGGTTGTTTTCGCTTAATCGCGGCTGAAAACACCGGTCTTTTTTATTTGCGTGAAATCAGCACCAAGTCCATCCAGTGAATCTGCTGCATGAATAAAACCCTTCATAGAATTTATATAGCATCTTTTTTTGTTGCGGGAATTGCCTCACTCATCCTGCTTATTTGGTATGGTTATGATTATTACCGGCTTCCCCTCACTGAACGCCCGTTTTCTCCTGATCACTCATCGCTTAAGCCGAGCGGCGTAGTGGGGCATGGACTGGGGATAATCGGAACTCTTATGATGGCACTCGGAGTATCAACGTATATGATCAGGAAAAGGGTTCGCTATTTCTATTCCTGGGGTTATCTGAAGCACTGGTTGGAGTTTCATATTTTTCTTTGTACCGTGGGCCCCATTTTTGTACTTTTTCATACCGCATTTAAATTCGGAGGTATCGTTGCCGTCAGTTTCTGGAGCATGACCGCCGTGGTGCTGAGCGGCTTTGCCGGAAGATATATATACGTGCAGATTCCGCGCTCAATCAGAGGAAATGAACTCTCGCTCGGAGAGATTGATGAGTACCGCCGCAAACTTGATGCCGATATTGAATCTACGCTATCAGGAAGCAATAATCTCGCATCCCGGCTGAAACTTCTTTTTGAAGGCGGCAGGGAAGGTTCCGCCGGTATCTGGTCAAGTCTTCTTCAGCCGGTAAAAGATTATTTTTTTATGAAGCGTCAGCTGAAGGAGTTAAAAGCGGAATTGCAGCATGTTACAGGTATCTCTCCTGCGGGAGGAAAAGAGCTCATCAGAACGGTAAAGCAGCGGTTTCAGCTTGAAAGAAGAAATCTTATCCTTAAACAGATGCAGCGGCTTTTCAGATACTGGCATATTTTTCATCTTCCGTTCGCGATTACGATGTTCGTTATTATGGTTATCCATGTGGCTGTTACCATCGCATTCGGATATAAATGGATTTTTTAAGAAAGGAAACACCATGAAGTTCAAAACAGCTTATCTCTATCCGCTGCTGATGCTTGTGCTCGGCGCGGGCGTTGTTCTCTACACTCAGCTTACCGGAGAAGAAAAGAATACTCCGGTAACACAATCCGGTATGCCCCAGGATGATATACACAGCGCGCTTCCTCCCTCGGGAGATGCACCCTCAAAAGCAAATGTTAATGAAAACTACCTCAATATGGTTAAAGAACTGAAGGCGAAGATTGAGGCAAATCCTGCCGATACTCTGAGCATGAGGGAGCTGGCAGAACTTTATTACGCGGGGCACAAGGTTGAAGAAGCATTCGCTCTCTATAATGCGATTCTTGAAAAGAATCCCAAAAGAACGGATATATTATTCGAGCTGACACAGTATTATTATGATAAGCAGAATTACGCAGAGGCCGAAAAGGTAACGCAGCGGATACTCTCTTATGACAAGAATAATTTCAGAGCAATGTATAACCTCGGCGCGCTGATGGTGGCAAAAGGAGATAAAGAAGGGGGCAAGAAACAATGGCAGATGATTATTGAGAAATTTCCCGGTACTGAAGCGGCAAAACTGGCTGCGGAGAATCTCGGTAAAATCTGATGGAAGTTTTCCTTGAGGAGCTTGGGGCCTATCTGTTTGCCCTGCTGCTGATAGGGGGAGTACTCTTTTTCTATATACGCCGGCTCAGAAGCGTAAACAGGGAAACCGCCTCAAAAATCCTCAAGGCAAAAGAAACAGGACTATACGAACCGGTATCTCTTCACCCGTATGTGGATCATGATACCTGCATCGGAACCAGTGCATGCATTGATGCCTGTCCGGAGAAGGATATACTGGGGTTTTCCAGAGGGAAAGCGGTTACCGTTAATGCAAGCAGATGCGTGGGACATGGCGCTTGTTTTCATGCTTGTCCGGTGCAGGCAATCTCACTGCTGATTGGCACCGAAAAAAGGGGAGTTGAACTTCCGCATGTAAGCCAGGAATTCGAGACGAATATACCGATGCTATATATTGCGGGCGAACTCGGAGGCATGGGGCTGATTAAAAATGCCATCGAACAGGGGAAGCAGGCGATAGATTATCTCGCGAAGAAACTAAAAAAAGACCATCACACTGATGCAGATGTTATCATCGTTGGGGCAGGGCCTGCCGGCATTGGTGCTTCCCTTAATGCGGTAAAACACGGGCTCCGGTATCTGACGCTTGAGCAGGATACCATCGGGGGTACGGTATCAAGTTTCCCCCGTGCAAAACTTGTCATGACCTCTCCAATGGAACTTCCGCTTCTCGGTAAAGTAAAGTTCACAGAAACTTCTAAAACCGAACTGATATCTCTCTGGAAAGAACTCATCAGCAAATTCAGCATTAACATTCATGAGCAGGAAAAAGTTGAAGAAATAAAAAAGATTGATGATATTTTTCATGTCCGTACCAATAAACAGCAGTACCGTTCTTCGGCTGTGCTCTTAGCCATCGGCAGAAGGGGAACACCCCGCAAGATGGGTGTTCCGGGTGAGGAGCTCGAAAAGGTCTATTACCGTCTGCTTGAACCGGAACTGATACATGATCAGGATATTCTGGTGGTTGGCGGAGGGGACTCAGCTATTGAATCTGCTCTTCTTCTGGCAGACGAAGGAAACCGCGTTTCGCTTTCCTACCGCTCAGAATCATTCAGCCGGCTGAAACCTCAAAACGCTGAAAAAATTAAAAAAGCTTCTGAGACGGGCGCAGTTAAACTTCTGATGAATTCATCAGTAACAGAAATCACAAAGGATGCAGCCACCCTTAAAGATAACGGAACTGGCACGGCCGAACAGATCAAAAATGACCTGGTCTATGTATTTATCGGCGGTGAACTTCCGACTGCTTTCTTAGAGAAAATTGGTGTGCAGATCACAAAAAAATTCGGTGAGGCAATTTTAAAGCACTAATTGTGTCCCTTTTCTTCCTATTTTAGCACTTCTTTAGAAAACACTCATTAACCATTACGTTTCCGGACAGAAACATTAGCACAGGTTTCGTTACATTTTTTATTTTTCTTCTGTCTGCTTTTTTACTGACGGGCAGAATTGACGCTCAGATTTCACCTGGTGAACTCACAAAGGCTCACGCGGGTCTCGAAGGAATAAGCAACTGCACCAAATGCCACGTTCTTGGTGAACAGGTGTATAATTCCAAATGTCTGGACTGCCATACCGAGGTGAAATCTCTCATTAACGCAGGCAGGGGTTATCATGCCTCCTCTGAAGTAAAAGGTAAAAACTGCTGGAACTGCCACAGTGAGCATCATGGCAGGGAGTTTCAGATAGTGCGCTTTGATGAAAAGAAATTTAACCATGATCTCACCGGGTTCAAACTAACCGGGACACACAGCAAAGCAGAATGCAGTGACTGTCATAAAAGGGAGTATATATCTGATTCCAAACTAAAAAACCGGAAGAAAACCTTTCTGGGGCTCAGTCGGAACTGCGTTTCATGTCATACGGATGCACATCAGGGAACGCTTGGCAAAGAGTGCCAGCAATGTCATACCACCACTGCATTTAAACCTGCTGAACTCTTCGACCACAATGAGTCGTCATTTAAGCTCACCGGAAAGCATCTTTCCGTTGAATGCAGCCACTGTCATAAGACGGAAACCAGAAACGGAAAACCTTTCCAGAAATTCAAGGGGCTTGCGTTTACAAACTGCTCTCCGTGTCATTCAGATCCCCATCAGGGAAGGTTCGGCGCTGACTGCCAGAAATGCCACACTACAGCTGATTTCCGCCAGGTAAAAACGGGCAGCTTTGACCACAATAAAACAAGATTTCCTCTACTTGGCAAACATCAGGCAGTTTCCTGCAACGATTGTCACAGCGGCGGTATATCCTCCAAACCGGAGTTTGCCTACTGCACCAGCTGCCATAAAGATGCTCACAACGGACAGTTTACCATTGACGGCAAGCTAAAGGATTGTGCTGCCTGCCACTCCGTTAACGGATATACACCCTCTCTTTTTACTCTTGAGCAGCATGCAGAAACATTCACGCTTACCGGCGCCCATTTATCGGTTCCCTGTTTCAGCTGTCATAAGAAGGAAGAGCAGTGGGTCTTTAAGCCCCTTGGAAAGGATTGCTGGGGCTGCCATGAGAATGTTCACGGCAATGAAATCAGTCCGCAATACGGAGGATCTGCTTCCTGTCAGAACTGCCATTCAACACATCACTGGCAATTGGTCTCGTTTGATCATTCCTCAACAGGATTTCTGCTTAAAGGAAAACATAGTAAAGCCCGATGCATGGACTGCCACAGCAGTAAAGATACCGTAAACAAGCACAGATTTGCATCACTTAACGGAGACTGCACGCAGTGCCATCAGGATATACATCGCGGTCAGTTTGCCGGCAGGGGTCCTGCTTCATGTGAAAACTGCCATGGGTTTGACTACTGGAAACCGGCTCTGTTCAACCATAACACCACCCGCTTCTCGCTTGAAGGGGCTCATGCAAAGGTGCCATGCAGTGAGTGCCATAAAACGATAACGGACGGGGATGTCTCGTATATACAATATAAACTTCAGGATTTCAAGTGCGCGGCCTGTCACAAATAATTGCTTTACTGCTTCTTTTGATTACGGCAACTGCTGCCCAGTCACCCCACGGTGCGGGGCTGAAGGCAGACTGTGCTGACTGCCACACTTCGGCTTCGTGGAATAAACTTCTTAATCCCATGAAGTTTGATCATGGAAGCACTTCCTTTCCTCTATCAGGACAGCACACTGCCGCTGACTGCAGACAGTGCCACACTACTCTGGTTTTTGAAGCAGCCGCAACGGACTGCTTTACCTGTCATAAAGATGTTCACAGCAATACAGTTGGCAATGACTGCATGCAGTGCCATACACCGCAAACCTGGCTGGTTACCGATGTGAAAAGCCTGCATGAGAAAACCCGTTTTCCACTGCTCGGCGCTCATCAGGATGCTGACTGCGGGCAGTGCCACACCGGCTATGTAAACCTTCATTTTGAAGTGATGCAGGCAGAGTGCTTCACCTGTCATAAGCAGGATTATCTTTCCGCGAATAATCCCAATCACGCATCATCAGGATTTTCAACCGACTGCACCGAATGCCACTCCGTTGCTGACCGTTCATGGAAAGGGGGAAGTTTTACGCATGACTTCTTCCCGCTGCTCGGAGGCCATAATCTGCCAAGCTGTTTTTCCTGCCATAACGGCGGACAATTTACAGGGCTGAGCGCGGACTGCAAATCCTGCCACCTTGATGATTATACAGCTACGGTAAACCCGAATCACACTTCGTCGGGTTTCAGCACAGACTGTAAAAGCTGCCACAATATATACGGCTGGCAGCCCGCCGCGTTTGACCACAATCAGACGGATTTCCCGTTAACGGGCAGGCATATATCCGTAAACTGCAGCAGCTGCCACACTTCCGGCTACGCAAATACGCCGGCTGACTGCAACAGCTGTCATAATGATGATTACCTGAATACATCAAATCCGAATCACGTTGCTGCAGGTTTCCCGATTGACTGCACGCAGTGCCACACCACAAACGGCTGGCAGCCGGCTGAGTTTGATCATGACGGACTCTATTTCCCTATATATAGCGGCAAGCACCGCAACGAATGGGCAAGCTGCTCTGACTGCCATACTCAGCCGTCCAACTATACCGTCTTTAGCTGCACTACCTGTCATGAACATAACCGCTCTGACATGGATCAGGAGCATCAGGGAATTCAGGGATATATCTATTCCAGCGATGCATGCCTGAGCTGCCATCCGGATGGTGAATCTGACGGAGCATTTAATCATGCTATATCACTATTCCCTCTGACAGGCGCTCATTCGACCGCAGACTGCTCAGGGTGCCACACGGCCGGATACACACAGCCGGTGAGCACATCATGCCAGCAGTGCCATCAGACTAAACTTCAGAACGTATTTAACCCTGATCATCAGGCAGCGGGGCTTACTGCTGAGTGCTCTGACTGTCATACAACTTCCCTCTGGAAGCCATCACTCTATGACCATGCGGTAACCGGTTTTACCTTAACAGGCGCTCATACCTCTGAGGATTGCAATTCCTGTCATGCGGCAGGATATACAAACGCGGTATCGGAATGCAACTCCTGTCATCTGGCGGATTTTAACGCGGCTTCAGACCCCAATCATATTGCAGCTAATTTCCCTCAGCAGTGTGAAACCTGCCATAGTACCGTTGCATGGACCCCCGCTTCATTTGACCATGATGCTGAATATTTTCCCATATACTCCGGTGAGCATAACGGGGAGTGGAATAATTGTTCGGACTGCCACACGAATTCATCAAATTACGCAGTATTCAGCTGTATCGGGTGTCATGAACACAACCGGCAGGAGATGGACAGTGAGCATCAGGGAGTGAGCGGTTATGTATATATAAGCAGCGAGTGTTTTGCCTGCCATCCGGACGGGAAATCTGACGGAGCTTTTAATCATGCGGTTTCTAATTTCCCCCTCACGGGCACTCATACGGTTATTACCTGTAATCAGTGTCATGCATCAGGTTACGCGGCAACCCCCACGGACTGCAACTCATGTCATAACACCGACTATACCGGAGCACTGAATCCTGATCATCAGAGCGCGGGTATACCATCTTCATGTGAGACCTGCCATGATGCGAATGCCTGGATTCCATCTTCTTTCAGCCATGCATCAACACAGTTTGCGCTTACCGGCGCACACATCGGAAGGCAGTGTTCAGACTGTCACACTGGTTCTTTAACTGCCGCTTCAGGCCAATGTATATCATGCCATCAGACGGATTTCAGCGCTTCCTCAAATCCTGATCATGAGGTGCTTGCGCTCTCATCAGACTGCCAGACCTGTCATACAACAAACGCCGGCTGGTCACCCGCGCAGTTCCCTGATCATGACAATTATTTTCAGCTTCTGGGCAGGCATGCGCAAATCAGAAATAACTGCTCGGACTGTCACAACGGAAATTATGCTCAGACACCTAACACCTGCTACGGCTGTCATCAGAGTGATTTCACCAGCGCGCAGAATCCGAATCATACCAGCGCCGGTTTCCCTCATGAGTGTGAAACATGCCATTCTCAGACTGCCTGGGAGCCTTCCACGTTTAACCACGATACGCAATATTTCCCGATATATAGCGGCAAGCACCGCAACGAGTGGACACAATGTTCGCAGTGCCATCAGAACGGAAGTAACTTTGCCATCTTCACCTGCATCAGCTGCCATGAGCATAATCAGGCGGATATGGATGATGAACATGAGGGTGTGAACAATTATCAGTATAATAGCGCAGCATGCCTGAGCTGCCATCCTGACGGTGAAGATCTTCTGCGGCTCCCGGAAACGAAAAAGGTGCACTGATGAGGAAAGTTATTCCGCTGAACAAATTCCTTTTTTTATTATGTATTGTCCCGTTTCTGCTGCAAACTTCTTTTGCGCAGACTCCTGAATGGCGCCAGGGCAAGGTTACCTATGTAACTTCACAGAACATTTATACGGAATTCAGCAATACAGAAGGTATTTCGGCGGGAGATACACTCTTCAGCCGCAACGGCAGTATATATACTCCTGCAGTTATCGTACAGTTTATTTCAACCCGCTCCGTGGCGGGGCCTTCCTTATCAGGGAGCCGGATAACAGCGGGGGATCTTCTCTTTGCGAAGGTACTTGTTGATGTTGTTGCTGATACCACAACTGCTGAGCCGGATACGACAGTTAAAACCGAGCAGGAGGCAGGTGTGATTAAAACAAAACCGCCGGTGCAGGATGTAAAAATCACACGCTCCGTTCTTAAGGGGAGAGCAGCCGTTCAGTCATCAACAACGCTTGTAAACACAGGAACCGCTGATGACCAGCAGCGATGGAGATACACACTCTCGCTCACCTCTCAGGATGCGTATATACAAGGTCTTACGCTTGGCACCCATCTTAACTATGCCTACAGTGTAAAAGAATGGCAGCGCATCAGCAATGCTCCGCTGAACCGGCTGATACCCTATGATCTCTATGCATCCTATGAGTCGGAAGAATATGGCAGATTTACCGCCGGAAGAAAAATCAGTAAGTGGTATCCTTCTCTCGGTGCAATAGACGGTGTGCAGTTTGAAAGCGGTAGTGATGCACTGCGTTATGGTGCCTTTGCAGGAGCAAGACCTTCAGCCATGCAGTATGGTTTTGACTTTAAACTGTTTCAGGGAGGCGTATTTGTCAGCCGCAGCGATACCATAGGCAAGGGGACTATGGAGAATACCATTTCTTTCATTCATCAGACGAACAGTTTTAACACCGACAGGCAGTTCGTTTCGCTGCTACATTATAGTCAGTTCTTCCGATGGCTGTCATTCTTTGCCTCTGCAGAAGCAGATTTTTACAGACAAGTTCCAGGGCAGTCAGGCGGTACTCCCGAACTCACAACACTTTATATACAGGCGCGGATGCGGATTACAAAAGAACTTCAGGCAGGAGT of Ignavibacteriales bacterium contains these proteins:
- a CDS encoding diaminopimelate epimerase; amino-acid sequence: MKNYSFNKMNGAGNDFLIFDKRLNPGLAFTQKSIASLCDRRKGIGADGLMIYEPSEDGTFGLEFFNSDGLRGSLCGNGARCALEFHRQYYWKQDDPVRFRFNGKEYSGKIIREGLIRFHLAPPEKVKLGFKVKAGGQMITANYADTGSPHVVVETEQILRNPARPSDGAFAYPDELDVVLLGREIRHLKEFSPGGVNVNFISYRNGLIYIRTFERGVEDETLACGTGSVASALVVHLLHGAASPLTLRTRGGDSLEAGFEKSENGSFHAVYLQGPAEVNFTGLVSEKFFI
- a CDS encoding tetratricopeptide repeat protein — encoded protein: MKFKTAYLYPLLMLVLGAGVVLYTQLTGEEKNTPVTQSGMPQDDIHSALPPSGDAPSKANVNENYLNMVKELKAKIEANPADTLSMRELAELYYAGHKVEEAFALYNAILEKNPKRTDILFELTQYYYDKQNYAEAEKVTQRILSYDKNNFRAMYNLGALMVAKGDKEGGKKQWQMIIEKFPGTEAAKLAAENLGKI
- a CDS encoding NAD(P)-binding domain-containing protein, producing MEVFLEELGAYLFALLLIGGVLFFYIRRLRSVNRETASKILKAKETGLYEPVSLHPYVDHDTCIGTSACIDACPEKDILGFSRGKAVTVNASRCVGHGACFHACPVQAISLLIGTEKRGVELPHVSQEFETNIPMLYIAGELGGMGLIKNAIEQGKQAIDYLAKKLKKDHHTDADVIIVGAGPAGIGASLNAVKHGLRYLTLEQDTIGGTVSSFPRAKLVMTSPMELPLLGKVKFTETSKTELISLWKELISKFSINIHEQEKVEEIKKIDDIFHVRTNKQQYRSSAVLLAIGRRGTPRKMGVPGEELEKVYYRLLEPELIHDQDILVVGGGDSAIESALLLADEGNRVSLSYRSESFSRLKPQNAEKIKKASETGAVKLLMNSSVTEITKDAATLKDNGTGTAEQIKNDLVYVFIGGELPTAFLEKIGVQITKKFGEAILKH
- a CDS encoding cytochrome C — encoded protein: MDAQISPGELTKAHAGLEGISNCTKCHVLGEQVYNSKCLDCHTEVKSLINAGRGYHASSEVKGKNCWNCHSEHHGREFQIVRFDEKKFNHDLTGFKLTGTHSKAECSDCHKREYISDSKLKNRKKTFLGLSRNCVSCHTDAHQGTLGKECQQCHTTTAFKPAELFDHNESSFKLTGKHLSVECSHCHKTETRNGKPFQKFKGLAFTNCSPCHSDPHQGRFGADCQKCHTTADFRQVKTGSFDHNKTRFPLLGKHQAVSCNDCHSGGISSKPEFAYCTSCHKDAHNGQFTIDGKLKDCAACHSVNGYTPSLFTLEQHAETFTLTGAHLSVPCFSCHKKEEQWVFKPLGKDCWGCHENVHGNEISPQYGGSASCQNCHSTHHWQLVSFDHSSTGFLLKGKHSKARCMDCHSSKDTVNKHRFASLNGDCTQCHQDIHRGQFAGRGPASCENCHGFDYWKPALFNHNTTRFSLEGAHAKVPCSECHKTITDGDVSYIQYKLQDFKCAACHK